In Streptomyces sp. NBC_00569, a single genomic region encodes these proteins:
- a CDS encoding lasso peptide biosynthesis B2 protein encodes MAEDTDALVAMERILSPHCRVTQTSGGALIADWKRTRFLGMATADIQKFADESCTERAELVTSLMRARCVTGRQKEHSNVEVGLWLRGVHLLIRTIGFGRVLRLLSLAAPDYARADPAPAEDVASLKRAVHSHGRRSWFVNDDCKAEAVTAFVLLRRRGLQAVLHVGAREHPFALHAWTSSADVCIPDADPRGHAFTAVLSINGGGQ; translated from the coding sequence GTGGCAGAGGACACCGATGCCCTGGTGGCCATGGAGCGGATCCTGTCACCGCATTGCCGGGTCACACAGACGTCCGGCGGAGCACTGATCGCGGATTGGAAGCGGACGCGTTTTCTTGGAATGGCGACGGCGGACATCCAGAAGTTCGCCGACGAAAGCTGCACGGAACGTGCCGAGCTCGTCACCAGTCTTATGCGTGCCCGGTGCGTGACGGGCCGCCAAAAGGAGCATTCCAACGTCGAGGTCGGGCTCTGGCTGCGCGGAGTGCATCTGCTGATCCGGACCATCGGATTCGGGCGCGTCCTTCGGCTCCTGTCCTTGGCGGCCCCGGACTATGCCCGCGCAGATCCCGCTCCCGCGGAAGACGTCGCCTCGCTGAAGCGGGCGGTGCATTCGCACGGCCGCAGAAGCTGGTTTGTCAACGACGACTGCAAGGCCGAGGCCGTGACAGCTTTTGTGCTGCTGCGTCGGCGCGGCCTGCAGGCCGTCCTCCACGTAGGTGCGCGCGAACACCCGTTCGCCTTGCACGCCTGGACGTCTTCGGCCGACGTGTGCATTCCCGACGCCGACCCGCGCGGGCACGCGTTCACTGCAGTCCTCTCGATCAACGGCGGAGGCCAGTGA
- a CDS encoding peptidoglycan-binding protein: MPEIWMSQAIKADLGDHAPCDPALPPKAIAHITADRNATAEAPQDLVSFARLQNFFTHSGKSLAPHILWDPFTGAFAQFFPATSRSKALSDAPGGTRTNRAGEVVLQIEALFFPHCRADGRVCAALTDTPCKGWSELNAWIRSWGVPDTWPMGRPTNFVSARSPDVWSSRGGWYAHAHVPENNHVDPGSWPAFVQEQPRKPGGGPADRPEFEPFPGPSFFQAGRRSPIIAAMHRRLVAEDCDRYQSSSNIAVWGAGDARSYAAWQKKLGHSGSAANGIPGEASWDRLRVPNV; this comes from the coding sequence ATGCCCGAGATATGGATGTCGCAGGCCATCAAGGCGGACCTCGGCGATCACGCGCCATGTGACCCGGCGTTGCCGCCGAAGGCAATCGCACATATCACCGCGGACAGGAATGCCACCGCGGAGGCCCCGCAGGATCTCGTCTCCTTCGCCCGTCTCCAAAACTTCTTCACCCACAGCGGAAAAAGCTTGGCACCGCATATCCTGTGGGATCCCTTCACCGGCGCGTTCGCCCAGTTCTTCCCTGCCACCTCTCGCAGCAAAGCACTCTCAGATGCGCCCGGTGGTACGCGCACCAACCGCGCCGGCGAAGTCGTTCTCCAGATCGAAGCTCTCTTCTTCCCGCACTGCCGTGCCGACGGCCGAGTGTGCGCCGCGCTGACCGACACCCCCTGCAAGGGCTGGAGCGAACTCAACGCATGGATACGCTCCTGGGGCGTGCCGGACACCTGGCCCATGGGCCGTCCGACCAACTTCGTCTCGGCCCGCTCCCCGGACGTCTGGAGTTCCCGGGGCGGCTGGTACGCGCACGCCCATGTCCCGGAGAACAACCACGTCGACCCCGGATCCTGGCCAGCGTTCGTGCAGGAGCAGCCGCGCAAACCGGGCGGGGGACCCGCTGATCGCCCGGAGTTCGAACCGTTTCCCGGTCCATCCTTCTTCCAAGCCGGCCGGAGATCGCCGATCATCGCCGCGATGCACCGTCGGCTCGTAGCCGAAGACTGCGACCGGTACCAGTCCAGCAGCAACATCGCTGTGTGGGGGGCAGGTGACGCAAGGTCCTACGCCGCCTGGCAGAAGAAACTGGGCCACTCCGGCAGTGCCGCCAACGGCATCCCTGGCGAAGCGAGCTGGGACAGGCTGCGCGTCCCCAACGTCTGA
- a CDS encoding asparagine synthase-related protein produces MEALRLDWAGSTPTLSAAGAMAEQGLVTTVSSQDGTAVVAGWVGSVRDRMAGARRLLDDFGRRGVASRLPTGDYAAVLVYRDRILLMRDEQARIPLFFKESGGRVSAVSTSARRLGAGAELERRYFCRYLTGNTAQPHSELTPFAGVHRILGGEVVELSIAGQMRGRVPRHVREAEDLSVPGADGPCFSGAAKDLRLALENAVGRRMGRTTACHVSGGTDSTSVALLAARLLAAGQERPGDLVLLAGRFGRGELAEEQPYLDEAMEAIGRLVPAAHPMMIDVDDVADFDDFRHHAGDADEPHVHAFRAPFWSRLHAAAAELGCDALLTGCGADPIADANPLHLHRLARAGHLRQMTKQARAWATGGERGLRDVVSACVVQPTLPLAAERLTALVRRRGTVLGGLGNFTRPRWLRSGFARAHGYREASVAESRFVFGRRPEQSLYDAANYIAAPDPLSWRRARQDGFFLSHPFLDPEVVATMRRLPAEATFRPGRPKAVLREAMADLLPPRILGRTVKVPFDELYARGLRTHGDELVDLCRSARHPLIAEMFDVETLCRAVREAQLGVGDSYSWDRMNSSLALVVWLEQSDQRSRTLMPITAGP; encoded by the coding sequence GTGGAAGCACTCCGCCTCGACTGGGCCGGGAGCACACCGACGCTCTCGGCAGCCGGGGCCATGGCCGAGCAAGGGCTCGTGACGACGGTCTCCTCACAGGACGGAACCGCGGTGGTCGCCGGCTGGGTCGGCTCGGTCCGGGACCGCATGGCGGGTGCGCGCCGGCTCCTCGACGACTTCGGCCGGCGGGGAGTCGCGTCGCGTCTGCCGACCGGCGACTACGCGGCTGTCCTGGTGTACCGCGACCGCATCCTGCTGATGCGGGACGAGCAGGCACGTATCCCCTTGTTCTTCAAGGAGTCCGGCGGCCGTGTGAGCGCGGTGAGTACCTCGGCGCGCCGCCTGGGCGCCGGAGCGGAGCTGGAACGTCGCTACTTCTGCCGGTACCTGACGGGAAACACGGCGCAACCCCACTCGGAACTCACCCCTTTCGCCGGGGTGCACCGGATACTGGGCGGCGAGGTGGTGGAACTTTCGATAGCAGGGCAGATGCGCGGTCGGGTGCCGCGACACGTCCGTGAGGCGGAGGACCTGTCGGTACCCGGGGCAGACGGACCCTGCTTCAGCGGCGCCGCGAAGGATCTGCGCCTCGCGCTGGAGAACGCTGTCGGGCGCCGTATGGGCAGGACGACGGCGTGCCATGTCTCCGGCGGCACCGACTCCACCAGCGTCGCGTTGCTCGCGGCACGTCTGCTGGCCGCGGGACAGGAGCGCCCTGGGGACCTGGTCCTGCTTGCCGGACGCTTCGGCAGAGGAGAACTGGCCGAGGAACAGCCGTACCTCGATGAGGCGATGGAAGCGATTGGCCGCCTTGTGCCCGCGGCCCACCCGATGATGATCGATGTCGATGACGTGGCCGACTTCGACGACTTTCGGCACCACGCGGGGGACGCGGACGAGCCTCATGTGCACGCCTTCCGCGCCCCGTTCTGGAGCAGGCTCCATGCCGCCGCGGCGGAACTGGGCTGTGACGCCCTCCTGACCGGCTGCGGGGCCGATCCGATTGCTGACGCCAACCCGCTTCACTTGCACAGGCTGGCCCGCGCAGGACACCTCCGGCAGATGACGAAGCAGGCACGTGCCTGGGCCACGGGCGGCGAGCGGGGCTTGCGGGACGTCGTCTCCGCCTGCGTGGTGCAGCCGACTCTGCCGCTGGCCGCCGAACGGCTCACCGCGCTCGTCCGCCGCCGCGGAACGGTGCTCGGCGGCCTCGGCAACTTCACCCGCCCCCGATGGCTGCGATCCGGATTCGCGCGGGCTCACGGCTACCGGGAGGCCAGTGTCGCGGAGAGCCGCTTCGTGTTCGGACGCCGGCCGGAACAGTCGCTCTACGACGCGGCCAACTACATCGCCGCTCCGGACCCGCTCTCCTGGCGCCGCGCACGGCAGGACGGGTTCTTCCTCTCGCACCCCTTCCTCGACCCGGAGGTCGTCGCCACGATGCGCCGTCTCCCGGCCGAGGCCACGTTCCGTCCAGGTCGTCCGAAGGCGGTCCTGCGCGAGGCCATGGCGGATCTACTCCCGCCCCGGATCCTCGGCCGAACGGTCAAGGTCCCCTTCGACGAGCTCTACGCCCGCGGCTTGCGGACACACGGCGACGAACTCGTCGACCTCTGCCGCTCTGCACGGCATCCGCTGATCGCGGAGATGTTCGACGTCGAGACGTTGTGCCGGGCGGTGCGGGAGGCGCAGCTCGGCGTCGGGGACTCATACTCCTGGGATCGTATGAACAGCTCTCTCGCCCTGGTGGTGTGGCTGGAGCAATCGGACCAGCGCTCCCGCACGCTCATGCCCATCACTGCCGGTCCTTGA
- a CDS encoding M4 family metallopeptidase, translating to MTDDIRRSSLRYVATTPCAIVPPHLLNRLARAEEPAVHEPARRTLALDAAQRVQRRLATEIRPTAAPPTRGPDHSDRTISDVEHRQELPGRRIRGEGEADALDTSVNCAYDGLGATFDFYLQALSRSSIDGAGLPLDASVHYRRDYDNAFWDGEQMVFGDGDGRIFGDFTQSPDVIGHELTHGVTQYTANLTYMGQSGALNEHLSDVFGSLVEQYAKDETTEEANWLIGEELLRPGVQGVALRSMKAPGTAYDDDELGKDPQPAHMNDFVRTFADNGGVHINSGIPNHAFYLAATQLGAHAWDGAGRIWYDALTSGTLASDADFTSFARLTADAADAYGPQERDAVLQAWDAVGVPTG from the coding sequence ATGACCGACGACATCCGGCGCTCCTCGCTCAGGTACGTGGCCACGACGCCGTGTGCGATCGTGCCACCACATCTGCTCAACCGGCTGGCCCGAGCTGAGGAGCCGGCCGTGCACGAGCCCGCCCGCCGCACCCTTGCGCTCGACGCGGCACAACGCGTCCAACGCAGGCTAGCGACCGAGATCCGCCCAACCGCCGCCCCGCCGACGCGCGGCCCCGACCACTCCGACCGCACCATCAGCGACGTCGAGCACCGGCAGGAGTTGCCCGGCAGACGCATACGCGGAGAGGGCGAGGCCGACGCATTGGACACCTCGGTCAATTGCGCCTACGACGGCCTTGGAGCCACCTTCGACTTCTATCTGCAGGCCCTGTCCCGCTCGTCCATCGACGGGGCCGGCCTCCCGCTGGACGCCAGCGTTCACTACCGCCGGGACTACGACAACGCCTTCTGGGACGGCGAGCAGATGGTCTTCGGCGACGGGGACGGGCGCATCTTCGGCGACTTCACTCAGTCCCCCGACGTCATCGGCCACGAGCTCACCCACGGCGTCACCCAATACACCGCCAACCTGACCTACATGGGCCAGTCCGGCGCTCTGAACGAGCACCTGTCCGACGTATTCGGGTCCCTGGTCGAGCAGTACGCCAAAGACGAGACGACTGAGGAAGCAAACTGGCTGATCGGAGAGGAACTGCTGCGCCCCGGAGTACAGGGCGTCGCTCTGCGCTCGATGAAGGCGCCCGGCACCGCGTACGACGACGACGAGCTCGGCAAGGATCCGCAGCCTGCCCACATGAACGACTTTGTGCGGACCTTCGCCGACAACGGCGGCGTGCACATCAACTCGGGCATCCCCAATCACGCCTTCTACCTCGCCGCCACCCAGCTTGGCGCCCACGCCTGGGATGGCGCCGGCCGTATCTGGTACGACGCGCTCACCAGTGGCACGCTCGCCAGCGACGCCGACTTCACGTCCTTCGCACGGCTGACCGCGGACGCCGCCGACGCCTACGGGCCGCAGGAGCGCGATGCGGTACTCCAGGCGTGGGATGCGGTCGGCGTACCGACGGGCTGA